In Cellulomonas wangsupingiae, the genomic window CAGCACCTTTCCGGTGGTGGCGCGCCCTTCGAGGGCGCGGTGGGCGTCGGCGGCCTCGGCGAGGGGGAACGTCGCTCCGACGCGGACGTCGAGAGCGCCGGCGGTCACGGCGTCGAAGAGCTCGTCGGCCCGCCACAGGAGCTCGTCGCGCGACGCCGTGTAGTCGCCGATCGTCGGCCGGGTGACGTACAGGGAGCCGGCGGCGTTGAGGCGCTGCAGGTCGACCGGCGGCACCTGGCCGGAGGACGCGCCGAACAGCACGAGGGTGCCGCGCGGGGCGAGCGAGGCGAGGGACGCGTCGAACGTGTCCTTGCCGACGCCGTCGTACACGACGTCGACCCCGCGGCCGCCGGTGAGCTCGCGCACGAGGGCGGGCAGCTCGGTGGGCAGGTCGGACAGCTCGCGGTAGCGGATGACCTCCGCGGCACCCGCCGCCCGGGCGAGGTGCTCCTTGTCGGGTGAGCCGACGGTCGCGACGACGCGCGCGCCGCGGGCGGCGGCGAGCTGCGTCAGCAGCAGCCCGACGCCCCCGGCGCCCCCGTGCAGCAGCACGTCGTGCCCCCGCGCGACCGGGAACGTCGAGGTGACCAGGTAGTGCGCCGTCAGGCCCTGCATCGGCAGGGCGGCCGCGGTCCGGTCGTCGACGGTGGCGGGGACGGGCAGGACGTGGCGCTCGGCGACGGTGACGAGCTCGGCGTACGAACCGGGGGCGGACGCCCACGCGACGCGGTCCCCGGGCGCGAGGGTGGTGACGTCGGCGCCCACCGCGACGACCTCGCCCGCGCCCTCGGACCCCACGACGTGCGGGAACGGCATACGGTAGACACCGGCACGTCGGTACGTGTCGATGAAGTTGACGCCTGCCGCGGCGAGACGCACCAGCACCTCGTCGGGGCCGGGAGCAGGGTCCGGGACGTCGGTGGGCTCGAGGACCTCAGGGCCGCCGGCCCGGGTCGCGATGACGGCGCGCATGCCCACAGCATGCCGCCTCGGGAGGGCGATCGTTTCCCGTGTTCGTTGGTATTTGTGTGCACCCGACTGTATGTTCATGCACATGACGTTCACGGTGGCGGTGGCCGGGGCCAGCGGCTACGCAGGCGGCGAGGTCCTGCGGCTGCTCCTCGACCACCCGGACGCGACGATCGGCACCCTCACCGCCCACTCCAGCGCGGGCACACCCCTGGGGCTGCACCACCCGCACCTGGTCGACCTCGCCGACCGCGTCCTGCAGCCCACGACCCCCCAGGCGCTCGCGGGCCACGACGTCGTCGTGCTGGCACTCCCGCACGGAGCCAGCGGGCAGGTCGCAGCCGAGCTCGAGGCGCTGGGAGAGGACCCGGTGGTCCTCGACCTCGGCGCCGACCACCGCCTCGTCGACGCCGCCGACTGGTCGGCGTACTACGGCAGCGAGCACGCCGGCACGTGGACCTACGGGCTGCCCGAGCTGATCGACGCGGCGACCGCGTCACGTGGCCGCGACCGGCTGGCGGGCGCGCGCCGCATCGCCGTCCCGGGGTGCAACGTCACCGCCGTGACGCTCGGCCTGCAGCCGGGTGTCGCCGCAGGGCTCCTCGACACGTCGGACCTCGTCGCCGTCCTCGCGGTCGGGTACTCGGGTGCCGGCAAGGCGCTCAAGGCGCACCTGCTCGCCTCGGAGGCCGTCGGGGCCGCCGTGCCGTACGCGGTCGGGGGCAGCCACCGGCACATCCCGGAGCTCGCGCAGAACCTGCGCGCCGCGGGCGCGGACGACGTCCGCACCTCGTTCACGCCGGTCCTCGTGCCGATGTCGCGGGGGATCCTCGCGACCGCCACCGCGCGCCTGGCGCCGGGCGTGACGACGGACGACGACGCGCTGCGAGAGGTCTGGCGCGCGGCGTACGCGGACGAGCCGTTCGTGCACGTGCTGCCCGCCGGGCAGTGGCCGACGACCGCGTCGACCGCGGGCGCGAACACCGCGCACGTCCAGGTGGCGTACGACGCGCGGGCCGGTCGCGTCGTGACGGTCACGGCGATCGACAACCTCGTCAAGGGCACCGCCGGCGGTGCCGTCCAGTCCCTCAACCTCGCACTGGGCCTGCCGGAGACGCTCGGCCTGCCGCGGAACGGAGTCGCCCCGTGACCGACCACCTCGGCCCGGCCCTCGTCGGCACGTCCCCCGGCACCTCTCCCGGGGTGACCGCCGCGGCGGGGTTCCGCGCGTCCGGCGTGACCGCAGGGCTCAAGGCGTCCGGCAACCCCGACCTCGCGCTCGTCGTCAACGACGGGCCGCTGCAGGTGGGTGCCGCGGTGTTCACGACGAACCGCGTCGTCGGCGCGCCGGTGACCTGGTCGCGGCAGGTC contains:
- a CDS encoding quinone oxidoreductase family protein; translated protein: MRAVIATRAGGPEVLEPTDVPDPAPGPDEVLVRLAAAGVNFIDTYRRAGVYRMPFPHVVGSEGAGEVVAVGADVTTLAPGDRVAWASAPGSYAELVTVAERHVLPVPATVDDRTAAALPMQGLTAHYLVTSTFPVARGHDVLLHGGAGGVGLLLTQLAAARGARVVATVGSPDKEHLARAAGAAEVIRYRELSDLPTELPALVRELTGGRGVDVVYDGVGKDTFDASLASLAPRGTLVLFGASSGQVPPVDLQRLNAAGSLYVTRPTIGDYTASRDELLWRADELFDAVTAGALDVRVGATFPLAEAADAHRALEGRATTGKVLLLP
- the argC gene encoding N-acetyl-gamma-glutamyl-phosphate reductase, whose amino-acid sequence is MHMTFTVAVAGASGYAGGEVLRLLLDHPDATIGTLTAHSSAGTPLGLHHPHLVDLADRVLQPTTPQALAGHDVVVLALPHGASGQVAAELEALGEDPVVLDLGADHRLVDAADWSAYYGSEHAGTWTYGLPELIDAATASRGRDRLAGARRIAVPGCNVTAVTLGLQPGVAAGLLDTSDLVAVLAVGYSGAGKALKAHLLASEAVGAAVPYAVGGSHRHIPELAQNLRAAGADDVRTSFTPVLVPMSRGILATATARLAPGVTTDDDALREVWRAAYADEPFVHVLPAGQWPTTASTAGANTAHVQVAYDARAGRVVTVTAIDNLVKGTAGGAVQSLNLALGLPETLGLPRNGVAP